One genomic window of Mus musculus strain C57BL/6J chromosome 4, GRCm38.p6 C57BL/6J includes the following:
- the Fam205a1 gene encoding predicted gene 12429, translated as MLSTMCFLWDTECPLYVYFCIFIIVLIVWQVCQNYQGLKCENRRSCCRRHQKVRQRAKDAASRARGLSREEDEKPCELLSIMKSQSWVPKQGNVRQLLCLDPSCQICEATTLEIRQLLQSEKSQISPALLGLPQSPACLEMPISSESFEWNQDFYSRYSTNSPVVPGNQTLTQLTEELTGSINADGAPLCWTDPLQVGQEFHLADMPMASETLVSPGLEEPVVLMNEEDTVHSNLNYIQQLQDHEALNSQVPFQTLTPQLTVTHPMAVSIVTDAPQPFLSPEVLRLLEIHVKKLMHFQRWGLPRRVEESLKQFMPNPPVYLRPEHNQPVSFILNTSSQDCVHRFEGISPETWYSYMDGQPIQTFWVSEWSSGDQGQRLSCKPIPSLVEKPLLTPDYELLHDLCLSPEGQVDGSQSNLQKKFTQLFCGLPSMHSESLGSTFLCTQGVSKNTLKPPYKEPHFLKVSPPIPLPEAAPPPSSTSPNESLDEPQRAQIGGVPFLTLSECKTLEWHLLQRQLQLQWGLSAVIARPPRVQSHTQYKHKPWNKAKPRETLKFFGPGKPFSAFTRELFFIPQHARKLLEFHLQKRLIHLRWGLPQRIQRSINMLLSSTDPQSLPCGGSRLPNVSISQPGKPEAYGSGDTFLPTAGKGTTPMPHLFAKAQEMLKSHFDTKCEQIREGKVPACVQSAWKGRIPGDLAAGTLFPNIPQGQPLELQAENNPDLHQEAVSWKPMDLDQEAQAFSGVFIEHCRRPQALSEETIKKLETTLRHKYLAFLSGLQALYCMAPTKATSPTVDQSVITTMPWSVKSPQKPLSQKSPLEALCLSGLEPCTQDDKETSANIAEEFQHGAQGHGRTEKVPPERQPLLNRPYSLDTEIMERVSFYLKRKALDIKLGISLKESVFQEPTATDLESESVQEPLRSPRESTLLQGPPTLCHVPVAPDPDKVCLKQPATAVQVVFQEQNQPSSRAVPHRSARQGSQVHRNMMEAQVHYVQMGTGGEMLNLGEPFSTESQSPGKSKSGYVPTVAGKRKIPGKPKVVGDLGEGDAGLGFSLVSLKTRQDGEQEKRLLHRQLQGSSLQAQTFHLEGACPHSPQESPELQFADPPPEVFMETDSEQDMEDSQSKESIVPEPARTAKAPQPMLSRASQGLPFPRSPTQRKPSQGQPGPGHVPPGHATPASPYTRPSRLPEAGLKNKMKLFFHSIKLKMKSKAHTEPSTVSTPGKVAKTSKENIDRGLPQAKSPTKKTKPEDFRGPKAQFSSSEKSVVGPCLTPSYILDSKFWPRPRRVGSVSVLGHSYHCPRHCPRLAYANQQRNPP; from the exons ATGCTGAGCACTATGTGCTTTCTGTGGGACACTGAATGTCCCTTGTATGTctatttctgcatcttcatcaTTGTCCTAATTGTCTGGCAAGTGTGTCAGAATTACCAAGGATTGAAGTGCGAAAATAGAAGAAGCTGCTGTCGG cgTCATCAAAAAGTCAGGCAAAGGGCTAAAGATGCAGCGTCAAGAG CCAGGGGACTTTCCCGAGAAGAAGATGAGAAGCCATGCGAGCTGCTCTCTATCATGAAAAG cCAAAGCTGGGTCCCCAAGCAGGGAAATGTGCGGCAGCTCCTGTGTTTAGATCCCAGCTGCCAAATCTGTGAGGCTACGACTCTAGAGATTCGGCAGTTGCTGCAGAGTGAGAAAAGCCAGATCTCCCCTGCCTTGTTGGGACTGCCACAGAGCCCCGCTTGCCTGGAGATGCCCATATCCAGTGAGTCTTTTGAATGGAATCAGGATTTTTACTCCAGGTACTCCACAAACTCTCCAGTGGTGCCGGGAAACCAAACACTCACACAGCTAACAGAAGAGTTAACAGGGTCTATCAATGCAGATGGTGCCCCGCTTTGCTGGACTGATCCCCTCCAGGTAGGACAGGAATTTCATCTGGCAGACATGCCCATGGCCTCTGAGACACTGGTTTCTCCAGGGCTTGAGGAGCCAGTGGTTTTAATGAATGAGGAAGACACAGTGCACAGCAATTTAAACTATATCCAGCAGCTCCAAGACCATGAGGCATTGAACTCACAGGTTCCTTTTCAGACCCTGACCCCACAGCTTACTGTCACACATCCTATGGCTGTGTCGATTGTCACCGATGCCCCGCAGCCATTCCTCAGTCCCGAAGTATTAAGGCTTTTGGAGATACATGTGAAAAAACTGATGCATTTCCAACGGTGGGGGCTCCCCAGACGTGTAGAGGAGTCCCTAAAGCAATTCATGCCAAACCCACCAGTGTATCTCCGGCCAGAACATAACCAACCAGTTTCATTTATCCTGAATACTAGCTCTCAAGACTGTGTTCATAGGTTTGAGGGTATTTCGCCCGAGACCTGGTACTCATATATGGACGGACAACCTATCCAGACCTTTTGGGTTTCTGAGTGGTCTAGTGGTGACCAAGGACAAAGACTATCCTGCAAACCAATCCCTAGCCTTGTGGAAAAGCCCTTACTCACTCCTGACTATGAACTTTTACATGACCTCTGTCTATCGCCTGAGGGACAAGTTGATGGCTCCCAGAGCAATCTTCAGAAGAAATTCACTCAGTTATTCTGCGGTCTCCCTTCTATGCATAGTGAATCcttggggtccaccttcttgtgcACTCAAGGTGTCTCCAAGAATACACTCAAACCCCCCTACAAAGAGCCTCATTTCTTGAAGGTGTCCCCACCTATCCCCTTACCTGAGGCAGCCCCGCCCCCTTCTTCAACTTCTCCAAATGAGTCTTTGGATGAGCCTCAAAGAGCTCAGATCGGTGGTGTTCCATTTCTGACTCTGTCGGAATGTAAAACTTTGGAGTGGCATCTTCTACAAAGACAGCTTCAGCTTCAGTGGGGCCTGTCGGCTGTCATCGCTAGACCTCCACGTGTGCAGAGCCACACGCAGTATAAGCATAAGCCGTGGAATAAAGCCAAGCCACGTGAGACTTTAAAATTTTTCGGGCCAGGAAAACCCTTCTCAGCTTTCACCAGAGAGCTTTTCTTCATCCCTCAGCACGCGCGCAAGCTGCTGGAATTCCACCTGCAGAAGCGGCTGATTCACCTTCGCTGGGGGCTGCCCCAGAGGATCCAGCGCTCCATAAATATGCTGCTCTCCTCAACAGACCCGCAGTCCCTGCCCTGCGGTGGCAGTAGGCTACCTAATGTGAGCATCTCACAGCCAGGGAAACCAGAGGCCTATGGGTCTGGTGATACGTTCTTACCCACAGCGGGCAAAGGAACAACCCCCATGCCACACTTGTTTGCCAAGGCAcaggaaatgttgaaaagccattTTGATACCAAATGTGAACAGATCCGGGAGGGCAAGGTCCCGGCCTGTGTCCAAAGCGCCTGGAAAGGCAGAATTCCTGGGGATTTGGCAGCAGGGACTTTATTCCCAAACATTCCACAAGGTCAGCCCCTGGAGCTTCAGGCAGAAAACAACCCTGACCTACATCAAGAAGCTGTTTCCTGGAAACCAATGGACCTTGACCAGGAGGCTCAGGCCTTTTCAGGTGTTTTCATTGAACACTGTAGGCGACCCCAAGCCCTGTCTGAGGAAACCattaagaaactggagacaactcTGAGACATAAGTATTTGGCCTTCCTGTCAGGCCTGCAGGCCCTTTACTGCATGGCCCCAACTAAAGCAACATCCCCAACTGTTGACCAATCTGTAATCACAACTATGCCCTGGTCTGTCAAAAGCCCACAGAAGCCCCTATCTCAGAAGTCTCCACTTGAAGCCCTATGCCTGAGTGGGCTTGAGCCCTGTACTCAAGATGACAAGGAGACTTCTGCAAACATTGCAGAAGAGTTCCAGCATGGAGCTCAGGGGCATGGAAGGACAGAGAAGGTGCCTCCAGAGAGACAGCCTCTCCTGAATAGACCCTACTCATTAGACACAGAGATCATGGAGAGAGTGAGTTTCTACCTGAAAAGGAAGGCTCTGGATATAAAGTTGGGAATTTCTCTAAAAGAGAGTGTGTTCCAAGAGCCAACTGCAACAGACTTGGAGAGTGAATCTGTTcaggagcctctcaggagtccaCGGGAAAGCACACTGCTACAGGGACCGCCCACCTTATGTCACGTTCCTGTAGCCCCAGATCCAGATAAGGTCTGCCTTAAACAGCCAGCTACTGCAGTGCAGGTTGTGTTTCAGGAGCAAAACCAACCGAGTTCCAGAGCAGTGCCCCATAGATCTGCCCGGCAGGGCTCACAAGTCCACAGGAATATGATGGAGGCCCAAGTGCACTATGTTCAGATGGGGACCGGTGGGGAAATGCTGAACCTAGGGGAACCCTTTAGCACTGAGTCCCAAAGCCCAGGCAAGAGTAAGTCAGGCTATGTCCCTACAGTGGCAGGCAAGAGAAAAATCCCAGGGAAACCCAAGGTCGTGGGGGACCTTGGAGAAGGGGACGCAGGTCTTGGATTTTCCCTGGTCAGTCTAAAGACACGCCAGGATGGAGAGCAGGAGAAGAGGCTCCTGCACAGACAACTCCAGGGCTCCTCACTACAGGCCCAAACCTTTCATCTTGAGGGTGCCTGTCCACACAGCCCCCAGGAGTCCCCTGAGCTCCAGTTCGCAGATCCACCTCCAGAAGTCTTCATGGAGACAGACTCTGAGCAGGACATGGAAGACAGTCAAAGCAAGGAATCCATTGTCCCAGAACCTGCGAGGACTGCTAAAGCCCCCCAGCCTATGCTCTCCCGGGCTTCCCAGGGCCTTCCTTTCCCACGCTCACCAACTCAGAGAAAGCCTTCTCAGGGCCAACCTGGTCCAGGTCACGTCCCACCAGGGCATGCAACGCCAGCCTCTCCCTACACGAGACCCAGCCGCCTTCCAGAGGCtggcttgaaaaataaaatgaaattattttttcattcaatTAAACTCAAGATGAAGAGCAAAGCACACACGGAGCCATCCACGGTCTCTACACCTGGAAAGGTGGCCAAAACCAGTAAAGAAAATATTGATAGGGGTCTGCCTCAAGCCAAGAGCcccaccaagaaaacaaagccagAGGACTTCAGAGGGCCCAAGGCCcagttttcttcttctgagaaGTCAGTAGTTGGCCCCTGTCTAACTCCTTCCTATATTCTAGACAGTAAGTTCTGGCCTCGACCTCGACGAGTTGGCTCTGTCTCAGTACTAGGCCACTCTTACCATTGCCCTCGGCACTGTCCTAGGTTGGCTTATGCCAATCAACAGAGAAACCCACCCTAG
- the Fam205a1 gene encoding predicted gene 12429 isoform X1 → MMSIKNLQPEFASMWQAATGQRVAHNSTTDIMLFRKDKQTQGHLPSSAKRGVIKKSGKGLKMQRQEGTVRCKWWCSTQTRHRAPSLGAQLPVTVESHITLCPDSSARGLSREEDEKPCELLSIMKSQSWVPKQGNVRQLLCLDPSCQICEATTLEIRQLLQSEKSQISPALLGLPQSPACLEMPISSESFEWNQDFYSRYSTNSPVVPGNQTLTQLTEELTGSINADGAPLCWTDPLQVGQEFHLADMPMASETLVSPGLEEPVVLMNEEDTVHSNLNYIQQLQDHEALNSQVPFQTLTPQLTVTHPMAVSIVTDAPQPFLSPEVLRLLEIHVKKLMHFQRWGLPRRVEESLKQFMPNPPVYLRPEHNQPVSFILNTSSQDCVHRFEGISPETWYSYMDGQPIQTFWVSEWSSGDQGQRLSCKPIPSLVEKPLLTPDYELLHDLCLSPEGQVDGSQSNLQKKFTQLFCGLPSMHSESLGSTFLCTQGVSKNTLKPPYKEPHFLKVSPPIPLPEAAPPPSSTSPNESLDEPQRAQIGGVPFLTLSECKTLEWHLLQRQLQLQWGLSAVIARPPRVQSHTQYKHKPWNKAKPRETLKFFGPGKPFSAFTRELFFIPQHARKLLEFHLQKRLIHLRWGLPQRIQRSINMLLSSTDPQSLPCGGSRLPNVSISQPGKPEAYGSGDTFLPTAGKGTTPMPHLFAKAQEMLKSHFDTKCEQIREGKVPACVQSAWKGRIPGDLAAGTLFPNIPQGQPLELQAENNPDLHQEAVSWKPMDLDQEAQAFSGVFIEHCRRPQALSEETIKKLETTLRHKYLAFLSGLQALYCMAPTKATSPTVDQSVITTMPWSVKSPQKPLSQKSPLEALCLSGLEPCTQDDKETSANIAEEFQHGAQGHGRTEKVPPERQPLLNRPYSLDTEIMERVSFYLKRKALDIKLGISLKESVFQEPTATDLESESVQEPLRSPRESTLLQGPPTLCHVPVAPDPDKVCLKQPATAVQVVFQEQNQPSSRAVPHRSARQGSQVHRNMMEAQVHYVQMGTGGEMLNLGEPFSTESQSPGKSKSGYVPTVAGKRKIPGKPKVVGDLGEGDAGLGFSLVSLKTRQDGEQEKRLLHRQLQGSSLQAQTFHLEGACPHSPQESPELQFADPPPEVFMETDSEQDMEDSQSKESIVPEPARTAKAPQPMLSRASQGLPFPRSPTQRKPSQGQPGPGHVPPGHATPASPYTRPSRLPEAGLKNKMKLFFHSIKLKMKSKAHTEPSTVSTPGKVAKTSKENIDRGLPQAKSPTKKTKPEDFRGPKAQFSSSEKSVVGPCLTPSYILDSKFWPRPRRVGSVSVLGHSYHCPRHCPRLAYANQQRNPP, encoded by the exons atgatgagcatcaAGAATCTCCAACCAGAGTTTGCCTCAATGTGGCAAGCTGCCACAGGGCAGAGAGTTGCCCATAATTCAACTACAGACATAATGCTGTTCAGAAAGGACAAACAGACTCAGGGACATCTGCCAAGCTCTGCCAAGAGAGG cgTCATCAAAAAGTCAGGCAAAGGGCTAAAGATGCAGCGTCAAGAG GGGACAGTGCGTTGTAAATGGTGGTGCTCTACCCAGACAAGGCACAGAGCACCAAGTCTAGGAGCTCAGCTTCCTGTTACTGTAGAATCCCATATAACACTGTGTCCTGATTCCTCAGCCAGGGGACTTTCCCGAGAAGAAGATGAGAAGCCATGCGAGCTGCTCTCTATCATGAAAAG cCAAAGCTGGGTCCCCAAGCAGGGAAATGTGCGGCAGCTCCTGTGTTTAGATCCCAGCTGCCAAATCTGTGAGGCTACGACTCTAGAGATTCGGCAGTTGCTGCAGAGTGAGAAAAGCCAGATCTCCCCTGCCTTGTTGGGACTGCCACAGAGCCCCGCTTGCCTGGAGATGCCCATATCCAGTGAGTCTTTTGAATGGAATCAGGATTTTTACTCCAGGTACTCCACAAACTCTCCAGTGGTGCCGGGAAACCAAACACTCACACAGCTAACAGAAGAGTTAACAGGGTCTATCAATGCAGATGGTGCCCCGCTTTGCTGGACTGATCCCCTCCAGGTAGGACAGGAATTTCATCTGGCAGACATGCCCATGGCCTCTGAGACACTGGTTTCTCCAGGGCTTGAGGAGCCAGTGGTTTTAATGAATGAGGAAGACACAGTGCACAGCAATTTAAACTATATCCAGCAGCTCCAAGACCATGAGGCATTGAACTCACAGGTTCCTTTTCAGACCCTGACCCCACAGCTTACTGTCACACATCCTATGGCTGTGTCGATTGTCACCGATGCCCCGCAGCCATTCCTCAGTCCCGAAGTATTAAGGCTTTTGGAGATACATGTGAAAAAACTGATGCATTTCCAACGGTGGGGGCTCCCCAGACGTGTAGAGGAGTCCCTAAAGCAATTCATGCCAAACCCACCAGTGTATCTCCGGCCAGAACATAACCAACCAGTTTCATTTATCCTGAATACTAGCTCTCAAGACTGTGTTCATAGGTTTGAGGGTATTTCGCCCGAGACCTGGTACTCATATATGGACGGACAACCTATCCAGACCTTTTGGGTTTCTGAGTGGTCTAGTGGTGACCAAGGACAAAGACTATCCTGCAAACCAATCCCTAGCCTTGTGGAAAAGCCCTTACTCACTCCTGACTATGAACTTTTACATGACCTCTGTCTATCGCCTGAGGGACAAGTTGATGGCTCCCAGAGCAATCTTCAGAAGAAATTCACTCAGTTATTCTGCGGTCTCCCTTCTATGCATAGTGAATCcttggggtccaccttcttgtgcACTCAAGGTGTCTCCAAGAATACACTCAAACCCCCCTACAAAGAGCCTCATTTCTTGAAGGTGTCCCCACCTATCCCCTTACCTGAGGCAGCCCCGCCCCCTTCTTCAACTTCTCCAAATGAGTCTTTGGATGAGCCTCAAAGAGCTCAGATCGGTGGTGTTCCATTTCTGACTCTGTCGGAATGTAAAACTTTGGAGTGGCATCTTCTACAAAGACAGCTTCAGCTTCAGTGGGGCCTGTCGGCTGTCATCGCTAGACCTCCACGTGTGCAGAGCCACACGCAGTATAAGCATAAGCCGTGGAATAAAGCCAAGCCACGTGAGACTTTAAAATTTTTCGGGCCAGGAAAACCCTTCTCAGCTTTCACCAGAGAGCTTTTCTTCATCCCTCAGCACGCGCGCAAGCTGCTGGAATTCCACCTGCAGAAGCGGCTGATTCACCTTCGCTGGGGGCTGCCCCAGAGGATCCAGCGCTCCATAAATATGCTGCTCTCCTCAACAGACCCGCAGTCCCTGCCCTGCGGTGGCAGTAGGCTACCTAATGTGAGCATCTCACAGCCAGGGAAACCAGAGGCCTATGGGTCTGGTGATACGTTCTTACCCACAGCGGGCAAAGGAACAACCCCCATGCCACACTTGTTTGCCAAGGCAcaggaaatgttgaaaagccattTTGATACCAAATGTGAACAGATCCGGGAGGGCAAGGTCCCGGCCTGTGTCCAAAGCGCCTGGAAAGGCAGAATTCCTGGGGATTTGGCAGCAGGGACTTTATTCCCAAACATTCCACAAGGTCAGCCCCTGGAGCTTCAGGCAGAAAACAACCCTGACCTACATCAAGAAGCTGTTTCCTGGAAACCAATGGACCTTGACCAGGAGGCTCAGGCCTTTTCAGGTGTTTTCATTGAACACTGTAGGCGACCCCAAGCCCTGTCTGAGGAAACCattaagaaactggagacaactcTGAGACATAAGTATTTGGCCTTCCTGTCAGGCCTGCAGGCCCTTTACTGCATGGCCCCAACTAAAGCAACATCCCCAACTGTTGACCAATCTGTAATCACAACTATGCCCTGGTCTGTCAAAAGCCCACAGAAGCCCCTATCTCAGAAGTCTCCACTTGAAGCCCTATGCCTGAGTGGGCTTGAGCCCTGTACTCAAGATGACAAGGAGACTTCTGCAAACATTGCAGAAGAGTTCCAGCATGGAGCTCAGGGGCATGGAAGGACAGAGAAGGTGCCTCCAGAGAGACAGCCTCTCCTGAATAGACCCTACTCATTAGACACAGAGATCATGGAGAGAGTGAGTTTCTACCTGAAAAGGAAGGCTCTGGATATAAAGTTGGGAATTTCTCTAAAAGAGAGTGTGTTCCAAGAGCCAACTGCAACAGACTTGGAGAGTGAATCTGTTcaggagcctctcaggagtccaCGGGAAAGCACACTGCTACAGGGACCGCCCACCTTATGTCACGTTCCTGTAGCCCCAGATCCAGATAAGGTCTGCCTTAAACAGCCAGCTACTGCAGTGCAGGTTGTGTTTCAGGAGCAAAACCAACCGAGTTCCAGAGCAGTGCCCCATAGATCTGCCCGGCAGGGCTCACAAGTCCACAGGAATATGATGGAGGCCCAAGTGCACTATGTTCAGATGGGGACCGGTGGGGAAATGCTGAACCTAGGGGAACCCTTTAGCACTGAGTCCCAAAGCCCAGGCAAGAGTAAGTCAGGCTATGTCCCTACAGTGGCAGGCAAGAGAAAAATCCCAGGGAAACCCAAGGTCGTGGGGGACCTTGGAGAAGGGGACGCAGGTCTTGGATTTTCCCTGGTCAGTCTAAAGACACGCCAGGATGGAGAGCAGGAGAAGAGGCTCCTGCACAGACAACTCCAGGGCTCCTCACTACAGGCCCAAACCTTTCATCTTGAGGGTGCCTGTCCACACAGCCCCCAGGAGTCCCCTGAGCTCCAGTTCGCAGATCCACCTCCAGAAGTCTTCATGGAGACAGACTCTGAGCAGGACATGGAAGACAGTCAAAGCAAGGAATCCATTGTCCCAGAACCTGCGAGGACTGCTAAAGCCCCCCAGCCTATGCTCTCCCGGGCTTCCCAGGGCCTTCCTTTCCCACGCTCACCAACTCAGAGAAAGCCTTCTCAGGGCCAACCTGGTCCAGGTCACGTCCCACCAGGGCATGCAACGCCAGCCTCTCCCTACACGAGACCCAGCCGCCTTCCAGAGGCtggcttgaaaaataaaatgaaattattttttcattcaatTAAACTCAAGATGAAGAGCAAAGCACACACGGAGCCATCCACGGTCTCTACACCTGGAAAGGTGGCCAAAACCAGTAAAGAAAATATTGATAGGGGTCTGCCTCAAGCCAAGAGCcccaccaagaaaacaaagccagAGGACTTCAGAGGGCCCAAGGCCcagttttcttcttctgagaaGTCAGTAGTTGGCCCCTGTCTAACTCCTTCCTATATTCTAGACAGTAAGTTCTGGCCTCGACCTCGACGAGTTGGCTCTGTCTCAGTACTAGGCCACTCTTACCATTGCCCTCGGCACTGTCCTAGGTTGGCTTATGCCAATCAACAGAGAAACCCACCCTAG